The genomic interval GAAGGATTGAACTTTAGATCAGTGAAGGATTGGTTTCTAAAAAAATTTTgtaagttaataaataaataaacaaacgaataaacgaaaagaataataataataataataaagtaggAATCGTAATTTTCTTTgtggttgtatttttattgggggggaggggggggggactgAAATATCCTTCTGAgccaaacattttttaaaaaattattattattttttttacaaactcatCCGGCGAAGGCAAAAAGTTCATCAGACCGGTCTTGCGTTCTCATCGCTCAAGTTGGGTCTCGAAATCGAAAGGAGGATGTCCGTTTGCCAAAAAACTCCTTTCTTGATCTCTCACGCTTTCTCGGGTTCACTGGGTGCATCTgttaatctctctgtctctctatctatctgtccaaaATGAAAACGTGATATATAAAAATCAAGGAAGGATGAACATGTGCATATTCCTGTGAATGTTTTAGCGATTAAACACTTTCCTCTCGTAAAATGGACTCTTTTGTTATAACCGTAGCAGGTTAAGTTAGATCTCTGAAGGCGTCGATAAGGGGTGCATAAGTAAAAGCACCTCAAAAGCAAGTTATTTCTGTCCTTGTGTTTAAGGGTGAACATATATGAAcagtttaaaatacaaaaaactaaacaaaaacaaaaaacataaaaaaaaaaacaaaaaaaaaaggaaagagagaaaataaataacccgtaaaggaaaaaaaaacaaaaaacaaaaaaacgtaagTCATGCGAAACAAAACcggtaattatttttttcctgtaattttttttttcctttgatgTTTTTTTCAGAGGTTTCGTTTGCAGAAGTTATGCAGGTGCTGCAAAAGCTGTCCATGCCAGTCGCAGTGAGGCTAGCTGTTACTACCAACTGCCCTGTTTTAGTTCATGCATTAAGAAATATAGATGAAAGATATCATATTTACAATACAATTCACATGTaattacacatatacacaagaGGCAAGAAAAATTCACATTGAAATCAGTTCAACAGTTTTTTGTACTTCCTTTTCTGATGTTCTGTGGCAAAAGaaacaaacgaaaacaaaagcaatttgcCAAATTAAAACAATCCGTCATGATTTATCGAGATGTTGATGGATATATCGAGATGATTCTGAGTGAATGAAGCGCGTGATAAGATACGACATGTCGTCCGTTGTAGTTGTTttggccccgcccccttcccatCCCTTCCCATCCCTTCCCATCCCATCCCTGATATTATATAAAGCTCTCCCTCTTAAACaaacatatacaatatatatgatataagaTCGACAAAGAAATCGAACGGGTTTTACTCTGAAACCATTAAGACACAGAACGATTCAGTGAGTCATACGCTGTGACACATTCTCCAAAGAAGGCCGGCTCGGCGTGGTCATCGTCGCAGATGGACGGCGTGTTATATCTACTGCTAACTGCCGCACACGATGATTATTCTAAAAAGACCTCTGCCATCATAAAGACTTTATAGTCGTAGTATAAAAATTGACTTCATCGAGTGGATGGGTTAGGATTTATAAGTAAACCATATTTTCCTCTTTAACTCACAGTTTTTAAGGTACAGAACGTGACCGAACTCCCAGATGCTAGGAGCGATTTACGGTCGGAGATGCTAACAGGGTTAATATCTCCCTGCCCAACCTGAtctcatgcaaaaaaaaaaaaatgtctaaggAAGTCTAATGAGCAAGAATGAGTAAAGGTCATAGAAACAAACCTATAAATCGCTAAACAAATAGCTtgcgttgttttgttttgttttgtttttcccctcacGCGTCGGCTCCGGAAAATTCGTACACCACCAGCTTGCTTTCGGTGAAGAGCAGCACGACTGAACGAATCTCTCAAACTCTCCACGAAAATCGAAGAGGACTCTTAGTTATTCTGTTAATTGAAGATTTTTAAGATGACCGTACACGTGACAAAGATGCTACGAGAGTGGGTATAAAATCGGCTagctatatatagatatacattaACGTTAAGCTGAAGTTTTATCACATAATCAGGTGGAAATGGGGCTCCCCCcgtccccccgcccccccgagTTGTGAATATATTgttcaaaacaaaaccaaagtaTGGTTGCAGTGTTTAGCAAGAAGTGTCACGAGACAAACACCCCCCCTCcacccagccccccccccccccccacccagtGCTGCTACATATATTTAAGTATTTTGGCCAGTTAACCACTGTAAACTAGCATATCGGTCTTAGATATCGATTTTTACACTTACGTGAAACTAATAACGGTGAAATAACGACTTAGCGATGAAGCAATGCACGTGGATactcctgtttttttgttgtttttttttaaacagatttcgACTACCGTATTGTTGAGTAGCGcctttggaaaataataataataaaaaaaaaaacctgccgtAATGGTCTGCAAATTGAGTATTGATTTCACGTGGCTCATTTTGGTCGTGTTAGCAACAGTGCTGCGCTAGGTCTCGAACAGGAATTTGGATCGTCCTTATTATTACGATGTACATGCACCACTATTAGGTAGAAGTACGAGTACAGGATAGGATTAAAGCAGATTTGATCAAATCGAACCAAACGTTTTCTGTAACTGATCTCAGTCTACAACTAGGTATGATTATAATGACGTTTATGACCGTTAAGGCTTGAAATCGACTCGCTGTGTGGTGTTTGCATTGTATTGCTGCGATAAAGTCCGTGTGAACAAATGCTTTTGTGATCTGATTAAGGCAAATCTCGCAGGGAGCCGACGGCGCCCACAACAAATCACCGTTCCACCCGAAATTTAACCGAAGTTCAACGTTTAAGATGAATTAGCCGAGTGCTGCTGGTGCTACAAGTACACGCCGATCGTCAACGTAATTCGTGGAGATGACACGATGACTGACTTGACGGAGACAAAACGTTTATTTTTCAGTAGGAAGGGGAGCGCTCGGCGATTTCGTTTGCATCCTGACCAATAACATTTCCGATCGTTTAACCGAGTTCTGCGGCGTGCATAGAAACTGCTAATCCAGTAGGAGACGAATGATAGTTAGGTTGCTAATTGATCAGATTGTTAATTAATaatctgatatacagtataaaccacAGCGTGAGGGCATTTGCTTTGACATATGAAGCAGAGTAACTTTTATGTAAAATCGTCTCTGTTGATAATCCATCTTAGTCTTTGTTTGTTCTACTGTATAGTGTCGATTCAAAGATGAATACCGTACCTTAAATCATCTGACAGCTGTTTGATAAGTCTGTCGTGTAGAAATATCATTTTTCTCCACATGTTTGTCAGGATGTGCAAGCAGGGGCGGCCGAATGAAAACTGATGGCTACCATTCAAGCGTTGGAGCGATATTGACTTTTTGCGAATAAATAAGTGACCTCATGAGCAAAGTAAAGCCTTCTCGGAAATGCCTTTCGCTTCCATGGACGCGACGGTCACGGTTACGTCAAGTCCCTTTTCTTCCTTCGTGGAGTAAACATGAAGGAATCGCCGTTCTCCAGCTACCCGAGGTGAAATCTACACGGATTCAGGTGAGCAGACTGTGCTAGACTAACCAGCTTATCCTTTACGACGTTTGATTATACGATATGAGTAAAAACCGAATTCTTCTGATGTCCTTCGTTACATCGCTTTCGTATCTAAACATTGAAATGCAGGAAACCTCATCTCTGTTTTCATTCATGCATTCGGTGCTGGTTCGTGGAATTTACACACAACATTGCTACACTTGATATAAAGGTATTTTGCAACCAGACCCTGCACTGTAGTCAGCAGATTGGTGTCAATGATGAGCATCTTTAACCATCTTTTCCATGTTTCCTTTGAGTACACCATACTAAAGGTGTCActcgtttttttcttctctcgcTATGAATCCTGCTTGACCCGTGTTCTTGTACGGAACGGTGGACGGTGTGTGACGGGAGCGAGCCGAGAGCCGGAGGAATCTACTCGGCTCTGAGAACTGAGACCTGCTCAGAACGTCCTCCGCTTCCTGACCGCAGAAGATTTCAGGGCTCTCGAGCTCCACCGGCCCTGACGTCTACTCAAAGACAAAGCCCTTGCAATCCGCATCCATGGTGTACCTCCTGAGGGACTGACCCAACCTTGCAGACCTTGCGACTTTGAGAGACCCGGGCAGCTTTGAATGGAGCTAGATGGATCTCGTAAGAACCGGTGTCGGTGGTTACGTACATGAGGTTTGCTGCATGACATGATGAGAGGATATTACACTGAAATTCATAAGAATGACATAAGAATGGGTTTATAGGCCTTTTTGGTTGTCACGTCAGTTCATGGCTTTTATCGTACATCTTATTTTGCCCCATTAAGACTCagaagctctttttttttttttttctttttttttttttttttcctgatcatGCTGATGTCATCAGTCTTTGGGATTGAATCCTAAGATGTGTAACATCAGGGCTGTGGGTGGGTCTGCAGGTCAAAGATCGAGCGCCATTTAGCCCTCTTTTACTTCAGTGATCGATTGAGGACACCTACTTCAGGTTGCAGACAGGCACATTTTAgaggaaccaaaaaaaaaacaacaacgaaaaaacaaaaaacaaaaacaacaacaaacaaaaaccccaaacataTTGAATTGTTCTCAGAATGGGCCGTTAAAGATGAGTGAATTGGCACATACAATATCAGGTCACACAATGGgctgatcatttaaatattcagcAGGTTTGAAAACAATGACCGTCTGTTCTGTTTTAATACacattattctttttcttttttcttttctttttttttttaaaatacaacttCATATAGTTGATGGACTAACTTCAAAACCAAGCTCAGACAAACAACTTGTAGCTCACCAccgtcccttttttttttttttacgtcctCACACAACACAAAGTCGATGATGACGATGCGTACTTTATCTACAAAACAGATGAATATCACTAGGAACAAGAATAAAGTAAGAGTACAGTTATACTACCTAACCATATTCGATGAGGATATTGAGTAAATGTACACGCGATGCCgttttcctttttctccaaacaaaacaaaaacaaaaagaaagatgaACAATGCATATAGGTGGCTCGTTATCTAGCAAATGCGCTAACTCTATAACTCTATGCTTAATTAAACTGCTCTCCCCAGAACGTACGAATTTTTccaaagacaaaataatagcaACCAGAGTAGTCAGAATCCTTACAACCAAAATGAAAGTAATTCCCAAGACTCGCAAAAATGGaattaagaggaaaaaaaaaaaaaaatgaaaaagaagactCTGGGCGgggcttgtgttttttttttttgttttttgttttgttttttttggccgTCCAGTGTAAACCAATGACCAGAGCTTTATACCTAGGAAAGAGAAAGGTCTCTCACAGAAAAATCAAGGAAACACCACATAATCCAAAGGATGACGTTGCTGTACAGCATAGAATCGGGGggcgggggaaaaaacaacttgTGAGTCCCTTCCATGAGGGACTGGAGGAAAGGAGGCGCACTGAATGGAGCATTGGGGGCTGAGGGAATGTGTTCTGCCTGGTCTGTGCCCAAAAGCATACGAGCCATGACTGATTTCATGAGCTGCATTTTGGAAAGGTTGATTGCAGTATGTATCAATAAAAAGCCAAATGAGGATGCTCTGCTGTATCCTTTTCTGTATATCTTGCAATCTTTCTTTTAGCAAAAATATCATGCAGTCCTTAGTTCCAAACCCTcaggaggatttttttttttcttgttcgtGTGTTTGTTAGTTTCAGAAGTAGAAGAAATGTTTGTCTCACATGATTCTTAAACATTCAAGTCAATCtatataatactttttttttgtttggtttttttttttacatcagaaaAGTCCTTTCCGCATTGTTGTGTATAGAAATATAAGATATAgaaatatgcatatacatatgtatgaaCTTTTCCtatatgtgtatacatattttccaattgtatcAAAGCCAATTCAGTGTGTGCTCTCAAAATATGGCCCATGTTTCCTGGGGGGACGTTGTGTGTCAATTCACGTAGTACAACCAGTAGATGAGGTTGAAGAATCCAAACGTGATGGGGAAAATCACGCGCGACCACTTGTCAATGGTGCTAACATCCGTCAGGTTGGGGATTTTGAGCTTGAGCTTGGACGAGCGCCTCCGCAGACGGCAGTTGGCGCGGCTGCGCATGGCGCCGCGCTCCAGCGAGTGATGGCCAAAGCCGTCACGTGAGGAACCGACAGGCTTACGGAATTGCACGCCCGAGCTGTCAAACGACATGACAGAGTTGCGCGAGTCACTTACGCTGCTGCCCACGTCTGACGGCATCACCTCATTGTTCATCTCCAGCGTGGTGAGCAGGATGTTTCCGTAAGCGTCCACCTTGATGAGAGATAAAtgacaaagagagacacagtCACTAGGATCCAGAAATCATCGGTCCTAAAGTATCAGAGAGATCTAAATACTTCTCATGCAAATGCAATGatcatgtgatgtcacattTACAACAAACACTACTGGAGAACTTTACAGAGCTCACAAGGTGATGGCTGACACATGGGATTACTTATTAACGGCATTGCATTGCATGATCTACTGTAAATCTGCAGTCTTGcggctatgatgaggtctaagtTTATGTACCCCAACTTTTCTTTGTTCCTCGAGATACAGATTTCTTCGCTGTGTGTATGACCTGAGGGTGTTGGTTTGAAACGGCGCTGAAATGGAGTCCTTGCGACGTGAaagaagagatgaagagaacATTAAAACGCCCATAAAAAAACTTTGACAAtccataaacatttttttttgttccctctctgaaaaaaaaacaatacagcacaatgcataaacatGACGCTCAACGAAGAAACTCTCGTACATGAAGCATGGTACGCCGTCTTTCGTACAGGGACAACTGTTACTGTTGTGTTTCTCCAAAATCATCATTTATAGCAGAAAAATTGTACGTTTAAAGAGATACCATACTTCATGCACGGTACACTTCCAATCTGTTCCAATCTAAGATGCAAAGATAACCTGATAGCTTTCTAGGAAGGAAGCAACAAAATCATCAGATCATGGGTTAACAGCATGACATTACGGTATAATGACTACATGCCACCGTCATCATTATATTATaggtaaataaatagaaattgtTCGCAAATATTTCTACCAGAAACAGGCATGCAGCATTAATCTAGAGGAGAACCTGATAGAATAACGGCAGTGTAATCTCGTATAAGTTCAAGATGAGCCTCTGTCGTAGCTTTGATCAAATGAAAGAAGCCACTGGTTAAGGAAAAGCAATGGACAATGGGGAATCAGGTGGCGGACTCGAACACCGTGTCAAAATCCTGACGCTTACACAAATCTAAAATAATCCAAACCACATGAGAACGATATTTGTTCAGTTCGGTTCCACTCGGATATTAGAATTGGATGGAGATGAACACAACGACAGTGATAGATGGTCAAGTCAACCTGGTCTCGCAGGCGTTTGTCCTCATAACGTGGGCGTTCGTTGTTAGCTTTGTTGAGGCGATCGTTGATTTTCTTTTGCTGCTGGGGTCCTCGTCCGAAAAACACGTAGTTGACGAAGGCATATTCGAGAAGGGCCAGGAACACGAAAACGAAGCAGCCCATGAGGTAGACATCGATGGCTTTCACATAGGGGATCTTTGGGAGGGTCTCCCGCAGGTGGGTGTTAATGGTTGTCATAGTGAGTACCGTGGTGACCCCTGCAAGAAAACAAGAACACGTACCATTCATTTATCGATTCAAGAAACCCTTACGGACACGTAGAGAACATGAACAAGAACGCCACAGAGAGTGTGACTTGAGCTCGGGATGGAACCTAGGAGAACCCTGGAACCCTGGAGGGTGAAGCTTCCTCTGAGATATACGTGAAGCATGTCCTGCACATGCTGCATCAcatggcagtgtaacacactcgctatctgccctcttacgcatacatgagctcagagGCACCCACAGTTGGCTAGTGgtactgtgattgacaggcgaGAGAGACATTATGCTCCTcccacagccaattttgctgtCTTGGACTCTCAGCCATGGATGGCTGCGGACATCATCGGGATTCTTTCTCACAATCTCTGGATGATCGGGTAAATGCTTTTATAATATACTTGACACATTTCttgcgctttaaaaaaaaaaaaaatcaatgtcgtatttttttttacaacaaaaaCTGCTTTTACACGATAACAGCATCCTTACCGAGTGCCACCCTAGCAGCAGAGGCGTCATAGTTGATCCAAAAGGACACCCAGGAAAGGATGGTGATCAGGATCGAGGGCATGTAGGTCTGTAGGATGAAGTAGCCTATATTCCTCTTGATGCGAAAACTCAGCGACAGCCGGGGATACGAGCCTGGACGAAGGGGCAAAGGGAATGCAGAAAAGATATTAATGAATAAGCGgagagtaaaaaagaaaaaaaaaagagcatactTTCATGACACACGGGATGGCTATTCCTCCTGCTCGTATGGGGCGTTTCATTTCTCCTACACAATGTAGTCCTTTCTAGGGACAGATTTGATTCCAGTTAAACATCGCTGGAAGTTGCCAGCGCGGCAGATTTTTCTCTAAGCCTCCTCTCAGCAGGCAGCTCCTGTGTCCCTTGGAGAATTGTCAGATAAAACCgcagtgcctttttttgttgttgttttttagggGATTcggagaaaaaggaaaatatccATTGAATTGTCCGGTGAGCTGTATGAAAGAAGACGGTCCTGATCTACCTGAAATGTGAAGTATGAATGAAGTATGAAGTATGCACAGCATATtgtatatacacttatacaatTCTTTTGaaaaagataagataagataagataagataagataaaactttattgatcccacactggggaaattccctcgttacagcagctcactTACacgttattatatatatatatatatatatatatatatatacacacacacatatgaataagaatatgaatatatacagataagtaacaaatggaaaatggaaatgaaataaa from Ictalurus furcatus strain D&B chromosome 18, Billie_1.0, whole genome shotgun sequence carries:
- the gabrb4 gene encoding gamma-aminobutyric acid receptor subunit beta-4 isoform X1, which translates into the protein MLGPHQETICGIVSALTVLSSVCFVQCNSAASGISVAKSTVDKLLRGYDIRLRPDFGGPPVIVGMSINIASIDSISEVNMDYTITMYFQQSWRDKRLAYAEMALNLTLDNRVADQLWLPDTYFLNDKKSFLHGVTVKNRMIRLHPDGTVLYGLRITTTAACMMDLRRYPLDEQNCTLEIESYGYTTDDIVFFWQGGDSAVTGVDKLELPQFSIVELRLVSREVRFTTGSYPRLSLSFRIKRNIGYFILQTYMPSILITILSWVSFWINYDASAARVALGVTTVLTMTTINTHLRETLPKIPYVKAIDVYLMGCFVFVFLALLEYAFVNYVFFGRGPQQQKKINDRLNKANNERPRYEDKRLRDQDSISAPFQTNTLRSYTQRRNLYLEEQRKVGVDAYGNILLTTLEMNNEVMPSDVGSSVSDSRNSVMSFDSSGVQFRKPVGSSRDGFGHHSLERGAMRSRANCRLRRRSSKLKLKIPNLTDVSTIDKWSRVIFPITFGFFNLIYWLYYVN
- the gabrb4 gene encoding gamma-aminobutyric acid receptor subunit beta-4 isoform X2; translation: MSINIASIDSISEVNMDYTITMYFQQSWRDKRLAYAEMALNLTLDNRVADQLWLPDTYFLNDKKSFLHGVTVKNRMIRLHPDGTVLYGLRITTTAACMMDLRRYPLDEQNCTLEIESYGYTTDDIVFFWQGGDSAVTGVDKLELPQFSIVELRLVSREVRFTTGSYPRLSLSFRIKRNIGYFILQTYMPSILITILSWVSFWINYDASAARVALGVTTVLTMTTINTHLRETLPKIPYVKAIDVYLMGCFVFVFLALLEYAFVNYVFFGRGPQQQKKINDRLNKANNERPRYEDKRLRDQVDLTIYHCRCVHLHPILISEWNRTEQISFSCGLDYFRFVDAYGNILLTTLEMNNEVMPSDVGSSVSDSRNSVMSFDSSGVQFRKPVGSSRDGFGHHSLERGAMRSRANCRLRRRSSKLKLKIPNLTDVSTIDKWSRVIFPITFGFFNLIYWLYYVN